A stretch of the uncultured Desulfobacter sp. genome encodes the following:
- a CDS encoding divergent polysaccharide deacetylase family protein, protein MAQTKSTGGTKKTSKTAPKKSTKIKKKTGAGSAKKTGTKKTAKKKSPGVFDEMKKTVLGIAILVSVCLTVAMLADIFLQAGRPVPPEPQSAPRTPPVAQAKAPGAEPPETRHPAPAEPKIISRAKGLKEKDHAPGKSSINKTPVSKEGSAIVYEVYDDVTPTPPKKVVPPKKDNFVPQIAIIIDDIGYNKKLAMGLFNVNKNITFAILPFSPAGTQLARSLSGKGAELMLHLPMEPTQYPKINPGPGALLSSMSPDELLTQLRKDIHAVPGTVGVNNHMGSRLTADSDKMNQIFTVLKQNNLFFIDSRTSVESKGEQAARMFHLKFSHRDVFLDNFQNVEYISGQIKKLIKQANDHGSAIGIGHPHQATLDALKRELPKLKGKVRLVPASRLVEVPRS, encoded by the coding sequence ATGGCACAAACTAAATCCACGGGCGGTACAAAAAAAACCTCAAAAACCGCCCCCAAAAAAAGTACAAAAATAAAGAAAAAGACGGGGGCAGGGTCAGCCAAAAAGACCGGAACAAAAAAAACCGCTAAGAAAAAAAGCCCCGGGGTCTTCGATGAAATGAAAAAAACGGTACTTGGCATTGCCATCCTTGTATCGGTCTGCCTGACTGTTGCGATGTTGGCTGATATTTTTTTACAAGCCGGTCGCCCGGTCCCCCCGGAACCTCAGTCAGCCCCCAGAACCCCGCCGGTGGCACAGGCGAAAGCCCCGGGAGCGGAGCCCCCGGAGACAAGGCACCCGGCACCCGCCGAACCCAAAATCATATCCAGAGCCAAAGGCCTCAAAGAAAAAGACCATGCGCCCGGCAAAAGCAGTATAAACAAAACGCCGGTATCCAAAGAGGGCTCGGCAATTGTCTATGAAGTATATGATGATGTAACCCCAACGCCCCCGAAAAAGGTTGTGCCGCCTAAAAAGGATAATTTTGTACCTCAGATTGCCATCATCATTGATGATATCGGCTACAACAAAAAATTGGCCATGGGACTTTTCAACGTAAACAAGAATATCACCTTTGCCATCCTGCCCTTCTCTCCTGCCGGCACACAGCTTGCCCGCAGTCTGTCGGGAAAAGGGGCGGAATTGATGCTGCATCTTCCCATGGAACCGACCCAGTACCCCAAGATAAACCCCGGGCCGGGCGCGTTGTTGTCTTCCATGTCCCCGGATGAGCTTTTAACCCAGCTTCGTAAGGATATCCATGCGGTTCCCGGCACAGTGGGTGTAAACAACCACATGGGATCCAGACTTACGGCGGATTCAGATAAAATGAATCAAATTTTCACGGTGCTCAAACAAAACAATCTGTTTTTTATTGATTCCAGAACATCCGTTGAATCCAAGGGCGAGCAGGCCGCCCGTATGTTTCATCTGAAATTTTCCCACAGGGATGTGTTTCTGGATAATTTCCAGAATGTCGAGTACATTTCAGGTCAAATCAAAAAACTGATCAAACAGGCCAACGACCATGGCAGTGCCATCGGTATCGGCCACCCCCATCAGGCCACCCTGGATGCCCTGAAACGCGAGCTTCCAAAACTTAAGGGAAAAGTCCGGCTGGTGCCGGCCAGCAGACTGGTGGAGGTGCCGAGGAGCTAA
- a CDS encoding PTS sugar transporter subunit IIA, translated as MDSLVFAAGFCIIALAARQIGDTFKQAGFPLISGFLFTGIIAGPHVLNLIPIKAISSLTFVDQISLGLIAFAAGGELYLKELKSRLAAIGWITSGLVVSTFTIASLALFALAGHIPFMAAMPVSGKVAVAILAGAILVARSPSSAIAIINELRAKGKFTKTVMGVTVIMDVVVIVLFAAATTMADALISGLTGNAGFILFLVLEILLSTLLGFPVAAILFLILRLRTPFVLKSVLVLLTGYLVFIGSLGLRAYIHHIMTVEILIEPLLVCMVAGFLTANSRRYRKEFLGLLNRAGPGVYIAFFTLTGASIRLDILADTWPIALILFGVRILAIFTGSFLGGCLAGIEAQGRRTYWMAFITQAGVGLGLAKEVGIEFPQWGPSFSTIMISVIVLNQIVGPPLFKLAIKRMKEDHTPANPNAVTAPRKAVIFGIDSQSTALAHTLFSHGWHVKLAQPRGDSTFACLENSPQIPIQVVDGFDCKSLEKINCRTATAIVTLLSDRENLDICETAFEHFGTQTLVARLNDRSNLNAFEDLNVLVVDPSTAIIGLLDHFVRAPGAASLLMGFQRGRAVADITVRNPDLAGLALRDLRLPFDSVIMAVRRRGTLLVPHGFTRLETGDRVTVMGTTAALREITLRFGRHEDQAALNLIEKAVPEQLKKNGINPHLIENGHRDRFDLLVEKAVVADLKQEMDKNAFFELAAKQMGKQVNLSASTLFEMLSQRENEMTTVLAPGLAIPHIIIEGENQFGMMIVRSKKGIIFSPQAPRVHAAFVLVGTRDERTFHLEALSAIAKIVMDPRFEHKWIRARSTEALKDLLLNAERNRRHPDRATGSGLAQPWQ; from the coding sequence ATGGATTCTCTCGTATTTGCCGCAGGATTTTGCATCATTGCCCTGGCCGCCAGACAGATCGGTGACACATTTAAACAGGCCGGTTTCCCCCTGATCAGCGGATTTTTATTCACCGGCATCATTGCCGGGCCCCATGTTCTAAACCTGATACCCATTAAGGCCATTTCATCCCTGACCTTTGTAGATCAAATTTCTTTGGGGCTGATCGCTTTTGCCGCAGGTGGAGAACTATATCTCAAAGAACTCAAATCCAGGCTGGCGGCCATTGGATGGATTACATCGGGGCTTGTGGTCTCAACCTTTACAATAGCATCCCTGGCGCTGTTCGCCCTTGCCGGCCATATCCCTTTCATGGCGGCCATGCCGGTTTCAGGAAAAGTTGCCGTGGCCATCCTTGCCGGAGCCATTCTTGTGGCAAGAAGCCCATCCTCGGCCATTGCCATTATCAATGAACTCAGGGCCAAGGGGAAGTTTACAAAAACGGTCATGGGGGTCACGGTCATCATGGACGTGGTGGTCATTGTGCTGTTTGCCGCAGCCACCACCATGGCGGACGCCCTTATTAGCGGCTTGACCGGAAATGCCGGGTTTATCCTTTTTCTGGTCCTGGAGATCCTGTTATCCACGTTGCTTGGTTTTCCGGTGGCCGCAATTTTATTTCTCATCCTCAGGCTTCGCACCCCCTTTGTTTTAAAATCGGTTCTGGTTCTTTTAACAGGCTATCTTGTTTTTATCGGTTCCTTGGGCCTTCGCGCCTACATCCACCATATCATGACGGTTGAAATTCTGATTGAACCACTCCTGGTCTGTATGGTGGCAGGTTTCCTGACAGCCAACTCCAGGCGGTACAGAAAAGAGTTTCTTGGCCTTCTCAACCGAGCCGGGCCAGGGGTTTACATCGCCTTTTTCACCCTGACCGGGGCCTCCATCCGTCTTGATATCCTGGCCGATACCTGGCCCATTGCCCTGATCCTGTTCGGGGTTCGCATCCTTGCCATATTTACAGGATCTTTTTTAGGGGGGTGTCTGGCCGGGATCGAAGCCCAAGGCCGCCGAACCTACTGGATGGCCTTTATCACCCAGGCCGGTGTGGGGCTTGGGCTTGCCAAGGAAGTGGGTATAGAATTTCCCCAGTGGGGCCCCTCTTTTTCTACAATTATGATATCTGTGATTGTTCTGAACCAGATCGTCGGCCCGCCGCTGTTCAAACTGGCCATCAAGCGGATGAAAGAGGATCACACCCCGGCCAATCCCAATGCTGTCACCGCCCCACGAAAAGCCGTGATCTTCGGGATCGACAGCCAGTCCACGGCACTGGCCCATACCTTATTTTCCCACGGATGGCATGTAAAACTGGCCCAGCCAAGGGGAGACTCGACCTTCGCCTGCCTGGAAAACAGCCCCCAGATACCGATCCAGGTTGTGGACGGGTTTGATTGCAAATCCCTTGAAAAAATCAATTGCCGCACCGCAACGGCCATTGTGACGCTGCTGAGCGACAGGGAAAATCTGGATATCTGCGAAACCGCCTTTGAACACTTTGGGACCCAGACCCTGGTTGCCCGGCTCAATGACCGAAGCAACCTTAACGCATTTGAAGACCTCAACGTATTGGTCGTGGATCCTTCTACAGCCATTATCGGATTGCTGGACCACTTTGTCCGGGCACCGGGGGCCGCATCCCTGCTCATGGGATTTCAGCGGGGACGGGCTGTGGCCGACATCACCGTCCGCAATCCGGACCTTGCCGGCCTTGCCCTGAGAGACCTTCGCCTGCCCTTTGACTCGGTAATCATGGCGGTCCGGCGCAGGGGAACGCTCTTGGTCCCCCATGGATTTACCCGGCTGGAAACCGGCGACCGGGTCACGGTCATGGGCACCACAGCGGCGTTAAGGGAAATTACCCTGCGTTTCGGCCGGCACGAAGACCAGGCCGCGCTCAATTTAATAGAAAAGGCCGTACCTGAACAATTAAAAAAGAATGGCATAAATCCCCATCTCATTGAAAACGGACACAGAGACCGGTTTGATCTTTTGGTGGAAAAGGCGGTGGTGGCGGATCTCAAACAGGAAATGGACAAAAACGCCTTTTTTGAACTGGCCGCAAAACAGATGGGCAAACAGGTAAACCTATCTGCGTCTACCCTGTTTGAGATGCTCAGCCAAAGGGAAAACGAAATGACCACGGTGCTGGCCCCGGGACTTGCCATCCCCCACATTATCATCGAAGGGGAAAACCAGTTTGGCATGATGATTGTCCGGAGCAAAAAGGGCATCATTTTTTCTCCCCAGGCCCCAAGGGTGCATGCCGCCTTTGTCCTGGTGGGCACAAGGGATGAGCGGACATTTCACCTTGAAGCCCTGTCCGCCATCGCCAAAATCGTCATGGACCCGAGGTTTGAGCATAAATGGATCAGGGCCAGGTCAACCGAGGCGCTCAAAGATTTGCTTCTCAATGCCGAACGGAATCGCCGGCATCCAGACAGGGCAACGGGTTCTGGTCTGGCTCAGCCCTGGCAGTGA
- a CDS encoding YkgJ family cysteine cluster protein, with protein MTEHVLDSLLKNYTDLIKRVDEHIQRLARVHKDRLACKKGCDECCRHLSLFPVEAFALSRAFSRLDAGCRGKVLEQAQQNDRACPLLVDHVCMVYEARPIICRTHGYPLYMEKEGRAVVDFCPKNFKGVKTLDHSDMLDLDRMNTLLNAVNSHFISYFEDGLPDRIPVDQALELYQAL; from the coding sequence ATGACCGAGCATGTGCTTGACAGTTTACTGAAAAATTACACGGACCTGATCAAACGGGTGGATGAACACATCCAAAGGCTTGCCCGGGTGCACAAAGACCGGCTTGCCTGCAAAAAAGGGTGTGATGAATGCTGCAGGCATCTGTCGTTGTTTCCGGTTGAGGCGTTTGCCTTGTCACGAGCCTTCAGTCGCTTGGATGCCGGATGCCGGGGAAAGGTACTTGAACAGGCACAGCAGAACGATCGTGCATGCCCTCTGCTTGTTGATCATGTTTGTATGGTCTACGAAGCCCGTCCTATTATCTGCAGGACCCATGGATATCCCCTTTATATGGAAAAAGAGGGCAGGGCTGTGGTGGATTTCTGTCCTAAAAATTTTAAGGGCGTAAAAACACTGGATCATTCTGATATGCTGGACCTTGACCGGATGAACACCCTTTTAAACGCTGTAAACAGTCATTTTATCAGTTACTTTGAAGACGGACTGCCAGACCGGATACCTGTGGATCAGGCCCTGGAATTATATCAAGCCCTTTAG
- a CDS encoding RHS repeat-associated core domain-containing protein gives METGKEYMMLSLFCNTHWKTIRQFRRIMRQALIWTLIELMMLQCVPLQWYSGPADQSVGISTAFALTPETDGTYVNESGPQFDSQFDFDKDGDVDGQDLRYFQYDLTDLQGLAAEFGYSEDHDTEPAVAVPGLSGLSCSEAGAILAQLGLSTGSVISVYSSDKADGLVVGQHPAPGSLLETGTLVDLYVSQGPEPETPLPPGSFGGTYSSLIPQDVDFETFSPEQFAMITGLIKDAGGSGLDGVAVTVLDHPEYGSVSTDTAGRFSIPVNGGGVLTVVYEKAGYLPSQRAVDVPWQDFGIAKDTVLVAHDARATTITPDGNPDTALVHVGSTIDDGDGVRTPVVILPGDTLTTAVAADGSETSLSGPLTIRATEFTTPESMPAILPPTTAFTYCVDLSIDEAAGAAGITFSKPVSFFLKNFIGFDVGETVPVGYYDQQQGKWIAELDGKVVRLLDTDADGVIDSLDADADSLPDDLNADGNFNDEVFGLDLAGQFSPQDTVWRVEITHFSIFDLNCSMRPPTAQAPSSTAIAPNAPEKPKIQDACPTKSCKEPSPVEVGSRIDQRERVFHEDFPLAGSDMMLHYSSRRVKDYLHKISVPVSGDTIPDSLNSIIVELQVAGNVFTKELAPSANLTTEFSWDGLDVLGNPVTTATDATISIGFVYTPTYLGYSSTMIANYGIQRSFALPGDYVTAIARDSMAMWKVSKLKLPALPEALETTSLGNGWSITPHHSLITGKQKILVRGDGTSTHPPEGQNLVWTVAGTGTEGTTAPAGPIPATEGELSYPNDIVISPDGVVYILDRGGYIRKVDKDGMMTVVAGVGTCTGNAFLNEGGLAVDTALPSPIALALGPDGSLYVCVYTSYGYLVRRIDPQGIITTVAGDITTDNSWVDGWAVDGTSSPGDGGPATSAYLHQVSDIEVGPDGAIYISQAFELYSNKSSPNCNVIRKVDTNGIIQTIAGRGPQQGTGDLGVIDAGISGVPALDACLTFPRPLSLDTKGNLLIGIQSNILSLGQDGLIRTLAGCYGSQECTQIMEIGGPARQRTWYVVHVLNVKALPDGSFYVAVDDWRNSSAYILKVDSTGIIQLFAGQPSVSTPYAEISLGEAEPALDTLFRCGGPGYGLFPPRRAMALDPEGYLYVADYARHMVRKIGPAFGSAHPMVNAGEIMIPECPDCPDYEGMGHIFNMGGKHLRTIDLETGKALYEFMYDADNRLVGIRDQMGRVTLVARDAAGRALSVTGPSGDVTQLSHDGEGNLTRVAYPDGNAYNLGYTGTLITSKTDRVGRTWSYTYDADGRFVSGDDPDGNTLSVSKSVSADEGRSVTTTRLTTREGRVTELEDRFEADETFASTITNTNGTQDSFSMAPDRFSSQRLQADGTLFTAEKYPDPVTTALYTARTTTATPAGLTRETVVERSYGSDDDSDGLADTVTVTDWFNTKPYARVHDIAAHSFTTTSPAGRTASRTYDPDTLKTTVLSVPDIAALTYIRDGQGRVAQSVQGDRSETLAYAGAWVSSRTNALNQTTMFNRDAMGRVTGVTRADSTAWAFEHDGEGRVISITEPDAATVHQFTHNLWGKLKTYTSPMNAVTRFDYDRDGLPIMRQLPSGGMIFNDYNLKGQLTRIQTPEGDHEFTYDGATGHLISAASRDGLQTQLSYDGGLLTSLSLSGVLSGSVDFEYDDLFNVIGLTYAGGDTPLTYDDDSLLTGVGSISLARHPGNGLVENIQDGGFSMALTWNEFGEVASRYAVHGSDLYQVDYTRDKLGRIAEKQETVDGTTATFTYAYDAVGRIISVSKDGSVVESAQYDSAGNRIACRSSLAGVNLAAGSIRYDADHKLISAGTTSYQYDADGNMVQENRSGSITVFQYNTDGTLARVDLPDGRVITYLYDHSGRRIARAVDGSRTHAWLYGTGLMPLAEFDGGGALRQRFVYADGPVPLVCERGGLAYHIITDHIGSPILVTDDGGNVVKQISYDTWGNVLSDTNPAFDLPFGFAGGMADPDHELIRFGARDYQPSTGRWTAKDSILFNGGLNLYEYSGSDPVNHVDREGKQCLVEFILIAAVVGVGMTFIATVYGPNIKQSLSNDNESKVVPFFECEPNRTLENAEGNGVTTNSCPIGSHTKEGNIIIDHKALDNNIIIDPKALNNMNEVIQGIGSSG, from the coding sequence TCAGTCTGTTTTGCAATACCCATTGGAAGACCATTAGACAATTCCGCCGGATCATGCGCCAAGCACTGATTTGGACATTGATCGAACTGATGATGCTTCAGTGTGTCCCCCTTCAATGGTATTCAGGGCCGGCTGATCAGAGTGTCGGAATTAGCACCGCCTTTGCCCTGACTCCGGAGACTGACGGAACGTATGTTAATGAGTCCGGTCCGCAATTTGATTCACAATTTGATTTTGATAAAGACGGGGATGTGGACGGCCAGGACCTGAGGTATTTTCAATACGATCTGACGGATTTACAAGGTCTGGCCGCTGAATTTGGATATTCAGAGGATCATGACACAGAACCGGCAGTCGCCGTACCGGGCTTGTCCGGTCTGAGCTGCTCCGAGGCCGGAGCCATCCTTGCCCAGTTGGGGCTTTCGACCGGCAGTGTGATTTCGGTCTATTCCTCGGACAAAGCCGACGGCCTGGTTGTCGGGCAGCATCCGGCACCCGGATCATTGCTGGAAACCGGCACCTTGGTGGATCTCTATGTATCCCAGGGCCCTGAACCTGAAACCCCTTTACCGCCGGGCAGTTTCGGCGGCACCTATTCTTCTTTAATTCCCCAGGATGTTGATTTCGAGACCTTTTCCCCGGAACAATTTGCCATGATCACCGGTCTGATCAAAGATGCCGGCGGCAGCGGCCTTGATGGGGTTGCGGTTACGGTCCTGGATCATCCGGAATACGGATCGGTATCAACGGATACGGCGGGCCGGTTTAGCATCCCCGTTAACGGCGGCGGCGTGTTGACGGTGGTATATGAAAAAGCAGGCTATCTGCCGTCCCAACGCGCCGTGGATGTACCCTGGCAGGATTTCGGCATTGCCAAGGATACGGTACTTGTGGCACATGATGCTAGGGCTACCACCATTACGCCCGACGGAAATCCCGACACCGCCCTGGTTCATGTAGGTTCCACCATTGACGACGGCGACGGGGTACGAACCCCGGTGGTAATTTTGCCGGGAGATACCCTGACCACAGCCGTGGCCGCCGACGGCAGCGAAACTTCGTTGTCCGGTCCCTTGACCATCCGGGCCACTGAATTTACCACCCCGGAGTCCATGCCCGCCATCCTGCCGCCCACCACCGCTTTTACCTATTGTGTGGACCTGTCCATTGATGAAGCTGCCGGTGCCGCCGGGATTACCTTTTCAAAACCCGTCAGCTTTTTTCTTAAAAATTTCATCGGGTTTGATGTCGGTGAGACCGTACCCGTGGGATATTATGATCAGCAGCAGGGAAAATGGATTGCCGAACTGGACGGCAAGGTGGTGCGGCTCCTGGATACGGATGCGGACGGTGTCATTGACAGCCTTGATGCAGACGCAGATTCTCTCCCCGATGACCTTAATGCAGACGGAAATTTTAACGATGAAGTGTTTGGCCTGGATCTGGCCGGGCAGTTTTCTCCCCAGGATACGGTATGGCGGGTGGAGATCACTCATTTTTCTATTTTTGATTTGAATTGTTCAATGAGACCTCCTACGGCCCAAGCCCCTTCATCCACGGCGATTGCCCCTAATGCTCCGGAAAAGCCTAAAATACAGGATGCTTGTCCCACAAAGTCTTGTAAAGAGCCGTCGCCGGTGGAGGTCGGCTCCAGAATTGACCAGCGCGAACGGGTCTTCCATGAGGACTTTCCCCTGGCCGGATCAGACATGATGCTGCATTACTCATCCCGCCGGGTTAAGGACTATCTGCACAAAATAAGCGTGCCGGTCAGCGGCGACACCATTCCGGATTCGCTCAATTCCATTATTGTTGAACTGCAGGTGGCCGGCAATGTATTTACAAAAGAGCTGGCCCCGTCCGCCAATTTGACCACTGAATTCAGCTGGGACGGGCTGGATGTCCTGGGCAACCCGGTTACCACAGCCACGGATGCCACCATCAGCATCGGCTTTGTGTATACCCCCACGTATCTCGGGTATTCCAGCACCATGATCGCCAATTACGGCATCCAGCGCTCTTTTGCCCTGCCCGGAGATTATGTCACCGCCATTGCCAGGGACAGCATGGCCATGTGGAAGGTCAGCAAACTCAAGCTCCCGGCATTACCCGAAGCGCTTGAAACCACCTCTCTTGGCAACGGATGGTCCATCACCCCCCACCACAGCCTCATCACCGGCAAACAGAAAATACTGGTTCGCGGAGACGGCACAAGCACCCACCCACCCGAAGGTCAAAATCTTGTCTGGACCGTTGCCGGCACCGGCACCGAAGGCACCACAGCGCCTGCCGGGCCGATTCCTGCCACAGAGGGTGAACTGTCCTACCCCAACGACATCGTCATTTCCCCCGATGGGGTTGTCTATATCCTTGACCGGGGGGGATACATCAGAAAAGTGGATAAGGACGGCATGATGACGGTAGTCGCCGGCGTCGGCACTTGTACCGGTAACGCCTTTCTTAATGAAGGCGGCCTGGCCGTTGACACGGCCCTTCCCAGCCCCATAGCCTTGGCCTTGGGACCTGACGGCTCTCTTTATGTATGTGTCTATACCAGTTACGGATACCTGGTCCGGCGTATTGATCCCCAGGGGATTATCACCACGGTCGCCGGAGACATCACGACAGATAACAGCTGGGTTGACGGTTGGGCCGTTGACGGCACTTCAAGCCCGGGGGACGGCGGGCCGGCCACTTCAGCTTACCTTCACCAGGTGAGTGATATTGAAGTGGGTCCGGATGGCGCTATTTATATTTCCCAGGCGTTTGAACTGTACTCCAATAAATCTTCCCCCAATTGCAATGTGATCCGGAAAGTTGACACCAACGGGATTATCCAGACCATTGCCGGACGGGGACCGCAGCAGGGGACGGGGGATTTAGGCGTTATTGATGCCGGCATAAGCGGGGTGCCGGCTCTTGATGCCTGCCTGACATTTCCACGCCCCCTGAGTCTGGATACTAAGGGCAATCTTTTAATAGGCATTCAATCCAACATTCTCAGCTTAGGGCAGGACGGCCTTATCCGGACCCTGGCCGGCTGTTACGGCAGCCAGGAGTGTACCCAGATCATGGAGATCGGAGGGCCGGCCAGGCAGCGGACCTGGTATGTGGTCCATGTACTTAATGTCAAAGCACTACCGGACGGCTCTTTTTATGTAGCTGTTGATGACTGGCGCAATAGCAGCGCTTATATCCTTAAAGTCGATTCAACAGGCATCATTCAATTATTTGCAGGACAACCCTCCGTCAGTACCCCGTATGCCGAAATATCTCTCGGCGAAGCCGAACCGGCACTGGACACGTTATTTCGCTGTGGTGGCCCTGGTTATGGCCTTTTTCCGCCAAGGCGAGCAATGGCACTGGATCCCGAGGGTTATCTATACGTTGCAGATTATGCCAGGCACATGGTCCGGAAAATCGGTCCGGCATTCGGGTCGGCCCATCCCATGGTAAATGCCGGAGAAATCATGATTCCGGAATGTCCGGACTGCCCCGATTACGAGGGGATGGGCCATATATTCAATATGGGCGGAAAACATTTAAGAACCATTGATCTTGAAACCGGCAAAGCCCTGTACGAATTCATGTACGATGCGGACAACCGTCTCGTCGGCATCCGGGACCAGATGGGCCGTGTGACGCTCGTTGCCCGGGATGCGGCAGGCCGGGCCCTGTCCGTCACCGGGCCCAGCGGGGATGTGACGCAGTTAAGCCATGATGGGGAAGGCAACCTGACCCGGGTGGCCTACCCCGACGGCAACGCCTATAACCTGGGCTATACCGGTACCCTGATCACCAGCAAAACCGACCGCGTGGGCCGGACCTGGTCCTATACCTATGATGCCGACGGCCGGTTTGTGTCCGGCGATGATCCCGACGGCAATACCCTGAGTGTCTCAAAGTCGGTCAGCGCGGATGAGGGCCGCAGCGTCACCACCACCCGTCTCACCACCAGGGAAGGCCGGGTCACAGAGCTGGAAGACCGGTTTGAGGCCGACGAGACCTTTGCCTCCACCATCACCAATACGAACGGCACCCAGGATTCTTTCTCCATGGCACCCGACCGCTTTTCCTCCCAACGCCTCCAGGCCGACGGCACCCTTTTTACAGCCGAGAAATACCCTGATCCGGTGACCACGGCCCTGTATACCGCCCGCACCACCACCGCCACCCCGGCCGGTCTTACTCGGGAAACCGTGGTGGAGCGTTCCTACGGCAGCGATGATGACAGCGACGGCCTGGCCGATACCGTCACCGTGACAGACTGGTTCAACACGAAACCCTATGCCCGGGTACATGATATAGCGGCCCATAGCTTTACCACCACCTCGCCGGCCGGCCGCACCGCCAGCCGGACCTATGATCCCGATACCCTGAAAACCACCGTCCTTTCAGTGCCGGATATTGCCGCGTTAACCTATATCCGGGACGGCCAGGGCCGGGTGGCGCAATCGGTTCAGGGGGACCGCAGCGAGACGCTGGCCTACGCCGGGGCCTGGGTCTCTTCCCGGACCAATGCCCTGAATCAGACCACCATGTTTAACCGCGATGCCATGGGCCGGGTCACCGGGGTCACCCGGGCGGACAGCACGGCATGGGCGTTTGAGCATGACGGCGAAGGACGGGTGATTTCCATCACCGAGCCGGACGCCGCCACGGTCCACCAGTTTACCCACAATCTTTGGGGAAAACTGAAAACCTACACCAGCCCCATGAACGCCGTGACCCGGTTTGACTATGATCGGGACGGCCTGCCCATCATGCGCCAGCTGCCTTCCGGTGGTATGATTTTTAACGACTATAATCTCAAAGGGCAACTCACCCGGATTCAGACCCCGGAAGGCGATCATGAATTCACCTACGACGGCGCCACCGGGCACTTAATCAGTGCCGCATCCCGTGACGGCCTCCAGACGCAACTCTCATACGACGGCGGCCTGTTGACGTCCCTGTCCTTAAGCGGCGTTCTGTCAGGCAGCGTGGACTTTGAATATGACGATTTGTTTAATGTTATTGGTCTGACCTATGCTGGGGGAGATACCCCCCTCACCTACGATGATGACAGTCTGCTGACAGGGGTCGGCAGCATCAGCCTGGCCCGGCACCCGGGTAACGGCCTGGTGGAAAACATTCAGGACGGCGGGTTTTCCATGGCTCTGACCTGGAATGAATTCGGGGAAGTTGCCTCCCGTTATGCCGTCCACGGCAGCGATTTGTACCAGGTCGATTATACCCGGGACAAACTTGGCCGGATTGCCGAAAAACAGGAGACCGTCGACGGCACCACCGCCACCTTTACTTATGCCTATGATGCCGTGGGCCGTATTATTTCCGTGAGTAAAGACGGATCAGTGGTGGAATCCGCCCAGTATGACAGCGCCGGCAACCGGATCGCCTGCCGCAGCTCCCTGGCCGGTGTCAATCTGGCCGCTGGCAGCATCCGGTACGATGCCGATCACAAGCTCATCTCAGCCGGTACCACCTCCTACCAGTACGATGCAGACGGCAACATGGTTCAGGAAAACCGCAGCGGCAGCATCACGGTATTCCAGTACAACACCGACGGCACCCTGGCCCGGGTGGACCTGCCCGACGGCCGGGTGATCACCTATCTTTATGACCATTCCGGGCGACGCATTGCCCGGGCCGTTGACGGCAGCCGGACCCATGCCTGGCTCTACGGCACCGGCCTGATGCCCCTGGCCGAGTTCGACGGGGGCGGTGCCCTCAGGCAGCGCTTTGTCTATGCCGACGGCCCGGTTCCCCTGGTCTGCGAGAGGGGCGGGCTGGCCTACCACATCATCACCGATCACATCGGCTCACCGATTCTGGTGACCGATGACGGCGGCAATGTCGTCAAACAGATCAGCTATGACACCTGGGGCAATGTCCTGTCCGACACCAACCCGGCCTTTGACCTGCCCTTCGGTTTTGCCGGCGGCATGGCCGACCCGGATCATGAGCTGATCCGATTCGGTGCCCGGGATTATCAACCCTCCACCGGGCGGTGGACCGCCAAGGATTCCATCCTGTTCAACGGAGGCCTGAATCTGTATGAATATTCTGGAAGTGATCCGGTTAATCATGTGGATCGAGAGGGGAAACAATGTTTAGTTGAGTTTATACTAATAGCGGCCGTTGTGGGTGTTGGAATGACATTCATTGCAACTGTATATGGGCCCAATATTAAACAGAGCCTTTCTAATGATAATGAGTCTAAAGTTGTTCCTTTTTTTGAATGTGAACCAAATAGAACTCTTGAGAACGCAGAAGGAAATGGAGTTACGACTAACTCGTGTCCGATTGGATCTCATACCAAGGAAGGAAATATAATTATTGATCACAAAGCACTTGATAATAATATAATTATTGATCCCAAAGCACTTAATAATATGAATGAGGTTATTCAAGGAATTGGTTCTAGCGGATAG